A genomic window from Bradyrhizobium lupini includes:
- a CDS encoding amidase yields MTKGRSSACEIAADVSAGRTSAVETAKAALARIEAAKALNAVVTTAPARTLADAAAVDDRLRAGETMPLAGVPVVVKDNIWVRDWRVTQGSRLFAEFVAPQDAIAIEQLRKAGAVVVGIGARSEFACKGVTTSPLYGPTRHPLDPTLTPGGSSGGPATAVAAGLVPLAIGTDAGGSSRRPPAHVGVAGFKPSYGAIPYGPGFAEPFFGLSVIAPIATDVADIALAFEAMAGVDPRDPDSAGIAQEAKNIAGLRIAFSPRLGLDVAVDDVVAEGLAFAIARLSAAGLSIAQRDPVWPAGATEEAIMPLQQAGLAALYRDAFREDPTVFDPDIARQIERGLSWSGADVAGALLASAAIANAFAAFFTEVDLLLAPTVPCVAWPFTQLGPDMIGGRAASPRAHAALTPFVNHARLPAISLPCGTDRCELPFGLQVIAARGQDRTLLEAAQEIAAMLRI; encoded by the coding sequence ATGACAAAGGGAAGAAGTAGCGCGTGCGAGATTGCGGCCGACGTCTCCGCCGGACGAACGAGTGCGGTCGAGACCGCCAAGGCCGCGCTTGCGCGCATCGAGGCCGCCAAGGCGCTGAACGCAGTGGTGACGACCGCTCCTGCGCGTACGCTTGCCGACGCCGCAGCGGTCGATGATCGCCTGCGTGCCGGCGAGACGATGCCGCTCGCCGGTGTCCCCGTCGTCGTCAAGGACAACATCTGGGTCCGTGACTGGCGTGTGACACAGGGCTCGCGCCTGTTCGCCGAATTCGTCGCGCCGCAGGATGCGATTGCGATCGAGCAGCTGCGCAAGGCCGGCGCCGTCGTCGTCGGCATCGGCGCAAGGTCGGAATTCGCCTGCAAGGGCGTGACCACCTCGCCGCTGTATGGGCCAACGCGGCATCCGCTGGATCCCACGTTGACGCCCGGCGGCTCGTCGGGCGGCCCTGCCACGGCGGTTGCGGCCGGCCTCGTGCCGCTAGCGATCGGCACCGATGCGGGCGGCTCGAGCCGCAGGCCGCCGGCCCATGTCGGCGTCGCGGGGTTCAAACCCTCCTATGGCGCGATCCCCTATGGGCCAGGCTTCGCCGAACCGTTTTTCGGCCTCTCCGTCATCGCGCCGATCGCCACTGACGTTGCCGATATCGCGCTGGCGTTCGAGGCCATGGCCGGCGTCGATCCGCGCGATCCGGATTCAGCCGGCATCGCTCAAGAGGCCAAAAACATCGCCGGTCTGCGCATCGCGTTCTCGCCGCGCCTTGGGCTCGACGTCGCCGTCGACGATGTTGTCGCTGAAGGGCTCGCTTTCGCCATCGCGCGTCTCTCCGCCGCTGGCCTCAGCATCGCGCAGCGCGATCCCGTCTGGCCGGCGGGCGCGACGGAAGAGGCTATCATGCCGCTTCAGCAGGCCGGCCTCGCCGCACTCTATCGAGATGCCTTCCGCGAGGATCCGACCGTGTTCGATCCTGACATCGCCAGACAGATCGAGCGAGGGCTGTCGTGGTCGGGCGCCGACGTTGCCGGTGCGCTGCTGGCAAGCGCCGCAATCGCCAATGCTTTCGCGGCATTCTTCACCGAGGTTGATCTGCTGCTGGCGCCAACCGTTCCCTGTGTCGCCTGGCCATTCACCCAGCTCGGACCCGACATGATCGGTGGCCGCGCGGCGAGCCCGCGCGCGCACGCGGCGTTAACGCCCTTTGTCAATCATGCTCGTCTGCCGGCGATTTCGCTGCCGTGCGGAACGGATCGGTGCGAACTTCCATTCGGCCTTCAGGTCATCGCCGCGCGCGGACAAGACCGCACGCTGCTTGAAGCAGCGCAAGAGATCGCGGCCATGCTGCGAATATAA
- a CDS encoding hydroxyisourate hydrolase, which translates to MAGGISIHAVDVASGRPAQGLRVEIWRIDPDSLRVADGRLGVNGVLDHPVAQGAGVTAGEYEVLFHLGEFFGERDGFLTVTPFRFRIKNVDEHFHLPLKFTRWGYSLFRGA; encoded by the coding sequence GTGGCAGGTGGCATTTCCATTCACGCGGTCGATGTGGCGAGCGGACGCCCGGCGCAGGGTCTGCGCGTCGAGATCTGGCGGATCGATCCGGACTCGCTGCGCGTCGCCGACGGACGGCTTGGTGTCAACGGCGTGCTCGATCATCCCGTTGCGCAGGGGGCGGGCGTGACGGCGGGCGAGTATGAGGTCCTGTTTCATCTCGGCGAGTTCTTTGGCGAGCGCGACGGGTTTCTCACGGTGACGCCGTTCCGCTTTCGCATCAAGAATGTTGACGAGCATTTTCACCTGCCGCTGAAATTCACGCGCTGGGGCTATTCGCTGTTCCGCGGCGCCTGA
- a CDS encoding MurR/RpiR family transcriptional regulator has product MARAKRNHPARAVGAAISKPPGDDNVVAGDIISLIRQSALSLSPSEQRVATVLLADMEFAVHASNSELARRARVSEPTVTRFSRSVGCRGVRDLKVRLAQAMAVGRIYVELPPHVGTDLARPALWRSVFQEIRRAIAAAEEGLRKEDIERAAEAISRCSKLAAFGVGGGSTLAAAEVENRFFRLGIAVSHASDPSLMRMIAATFGRDDVVVAISTTGAANEVIEAASIAKQYGALVIAITKPQSRLASIADIALGVHVPEAPDALKPTASRYAFLATIDLLAASTAYCKPLEAQARMRRIKYELLKGSDGDAKGPLGD; this is encoded by the coding sequence ATGGCGCGTGCAAAGCGAAATCACCCGGCGAGAGCCGTTGGTGCAGCAATCTCGAAGCCGCCCGGCGACGACAATGTCGTGGCCGGCGACATCATCTCCCTCATCAGGCAGAGCGCTCTAAGCCTCAGCCCGTCCGAGCAACGCGTTGCCACGGTGCTGCTGGCCGATATGGAGTTTGCCGTTCACGCCAGCAATTCCGAGTTGGCCCGTCGGGCGCGCGTCAGCGAGCCGACGGTAACCCGGTTCAGCCGCTCCGTCGGTTGCCGGGGCGTCCGCGACCTCAAGGTGAGGCTGGCTCAAGCAATGGCGGTCGGGCGGATTTACGTTGAGCTTCCCCCGCATGTCGGGACCGATCTGGCGCGCCCCGCGCTCTGGCGGTCGGTGTTTCAGGAAATTCGCCGTGCAATTGCCGCTGCCGAGGAGGGACTTCGCAAGGAGGACATCGAGCGGGCTGCCGAAGCTATCTCCCGCTGTTCGAAGCTTGCAGCGTTCGGGGTGGGGGGCGGTTCCACTCTTGCGGCGGCGGAGGTTGAGAACCGGTTCTTTCGTCTTGGGATTGCCGTCTCGCATGCCTCCGATCCGAGCTTGATGCGCATGATTGCCGCGACCTTCGGACGGGATGATGTCGTCGTTGCCATCTCGACCACCGGTGCAGCCAACGAGGTGATCGAGGCAGCCAGTATCGCCAAGCAATACGGCGCCTTGGTCATCGCAATTACCAAGCCGCAAAGCAGGCTGGCCTCGATCGCCGATATTGCGCTTGGCGTACACGTGCCCGAGGCGCCCGACGCGCTCAAGCCGACGGCGTCGCGCTATGCATTTCTCGCCACCATCGATCTGCTTGCGGCGTCAACTGCCTATTGCAAACCGCTCGAAGCCCAGGCGCGCATGCGGCGGATCAAATACGAGTTGCTGAAGGGGAGCGACGGGGACGCCAAAGGGCCGCTGGGAGACTGA
- a CDS encoding MFS transporter: MVDANTAVRPAPALLPALGATTSLQALVALALFAPGVVAPRAHIEVWQLSMFSCAVFAVGIPASFWGGGFIARLGSMRIASLCAAAIIASMALASLGSTAALLAAGLCLGLAFGPETPASAVLLARLVTAERRAFVFSVRQTGNQIGAVCGSLVLPAIAISLGPAWCYAAVGACALLAIAWFERLRPAYAVKVVPLPELSLRTRLALVIADRRIAMLALASMPFSAMQVSLNTVFVTLGTRELGLSHVEAGMALACAQAGGLIGRLGWGFVATRLNASRGVLVVIGLGMTFCAALLGLDGVSLGRTGQFAIATLFGLTASGWNGVFVAEIARLAPQDRIGETTGAVLTASYAGLLAAPALVSFLDSAASLGAAFFALACLALCGTLALVWGGHDKGKK, encoded by the coding sequence ATGGTAGACGCAAACACGGCCGTTCGACCAGCGCCCGCATTGCTGCCCGCGCTTGGCGCCACGACCTCATTGCAGGCGCTGGTGGCTCTGGCTCTGTTCGCGCCGGGCGTGGTGGCACCGCGCGCCCATATCGAGGTCTGGCAGCTCTCGATGTTCTCCTGCGCCGTGTTCGCGGTCGGCATTCCCGCCTCGTTCTGGGGCGGCGGCTTCATCGCCCGCCTGGGCTCGATGCGGATCGCGAGCCTCTGCGCGGCGGCGATCATCGCCAGCATGGCGCTGGCTTCGCTCGGCTCGACGGCGGCCCTGCTCGCAGCCGGCCTCTGTCTTGGCCTCGCCTTCGGACCGGAGACGCCCGCAAGCGCGGTGCTGCTGGCGCGGCTCGTGACGGCCGAGCGGCGCGCGTTCGTGTTCTCGGTTCGCCAGACCGGAAACCAGATCGGCGCCGTCTGCGGCTCGCTGGTTCTGCCCGCGATCGCAATCTCGCTCGGGCCCGCCTGGTGCTATGCCGCCGTGGGCGCCTGTGCGCTGCTGGCGATAGCGTGGTTCGAGCGCCTGCGGCCCGCCTACGCCGTCAAGGTCGTGCCACTGCCGGAGCTTAGCCTTCGCACGCGGCTGGCACTGGTGATCGCGGACCGGCGCATCGCAATGCTGGCGCTGGCCTCGATGCCCTTCAGCGCAATGCAGGTGTCGCTCAATACGGTCTTCGTCACGCTCGGCACCCGCGAGCTCGGCCTCAGCCATGTCGAGGCCGGCATGGCGCTTGCCTGCGCCCAGGCCGGCGGCCTGATCGGCCGGCTCGGCTGGGGCTTCGTCGCAACGCGCCTCAATGCCTCGCGCGGAGTTCTCGTCGTCATCGGCCTCGGTATGACGTTCTGCGCCGCGCTGCTGGGTCTCGATGGCGTATCGCTCGGGCGGACCGGCCAGTTCGCGATTGCAACTCTGTTCGGCCTGACGGCCTCCGGGTGGAACGGTGTCTTCGTCGCCGAGATCGCACGCCTCGCCCCGCAGGACAGGATTGGCGAAACCACCGGCGCGGTGCTGACCGCATCCTACGCCGGCCTCTTGGCAGCACCGGCGCTGGTGTCCTTCCTGGACAGCGCAGCCAGTCTCGGTGCCGCCTTCTTCGCCTTGGCTTGCCTCGCCCTCTGCGGCACATTGGCACTGGTCTGGGGAGGCCATGACAAAGGGAAGAAGTAG